In Drosophila pseudoobscura strain MV-25-SWS-2005 chromosome 4, UCI_Dpse_MV25, whole genome shotgun sequence, the following proteins share a genomic window:
- the LOC6903117 gene encoding uncharacterized protein gives MNRSLAMLERRLRSQRLEPTAAIPTKTTTLRRQVCVNIEAKGSSPSLRPRRRRRRELLMSYPYPFSPMSMPMDYGQPQQLHQAKGDLHYGYLDPVESFLQYQNLGCPQMRMNSGQEYGMKYAPTLERNNRPRSFFTNVNSSGHQSASVDELKVIASTLESSLLQLLANESEPVHKELNKECVINPNYESGGPQESKMQLLTDMMCDTIYRLNSFISSQREIGGHKSPYMIPPHLLSQPQPTYNMGLGSEGLKSNSLLFHPSNMRAANHNSRLPPVESTEASTQTRFSVVRMPWLRERRRKRLVKPTYIHLHNQGCSTEDLDLWPRILEAISNINSGENHLKTEHFEQQSSKKSMKDSGTTMWCPMACCRGYCEYVELGNMCCSPTSQKRNEGDTLPLQAPPLPTTPPPLFLTQNENEYELGSNSIYIENADSQSTIDSTAMTSSSTSDIRSAGGVRNTQLTYSYIEEQLEEQPKSTDSLDDWYRSASMSLAELEEEQEHYKAMEERRKKLSTRNKRLQTESITSSASSGVCVGATAEKAVSTSDLNACRLKKPLKSALKTRRVKSGQEIVGNTAPGLDRLTKVKFEKKVVPKLQDIMSKPNTRSVGTGHPTPNGFEIKRISLCEIPDNGQIPPRQGPLIKRKYLKETPIKKKRIPKKFNCSPSMSPPSSIRKSLPYPSEWWLG, from the exons ATGAACAGATCATTGGCGATGCTAGAGCGACGCTTACGTTCACAAAGACTGGAGCCAACAGCTGCAATACCAACCAAAACCACGACTCTGCGACGCCAGGTTTGTGTTAATATTGAGGCCAAGGGCTCCAGTCCGAGTCTGAGACCCCGGCGGCGAAGGAGAAGGGAACTGCTGATGTCCTACCCATACCCATTTTCCCCGATGTCGATGCCCATGGACTATGGGCAGCCTCAGCAACTGCACCAGGCAAAAGGAGACCTGCATTACGGCTATTTGGATCCAGTGGAATCCTTCTTACAGTATCAGAATTTGGGCTGTCCACAGATGCGCATGAACTCCGGCCAGGAATATGGCATGAAGTATGCCCCCACTCTTGAGCGAAATAATCGCCCTCGGAGCTTCTTTACCAATGTCAACAGCTCAGGCCACCAGAGCGCGTCTGTAGACGAGCTGAAGGTCATTGCCAGTACACTGGAGAGCAGTCTGCTCCAATTACTAGCAAATGAATCGGAGCCAGTCCACAAAGAGTTAAATAAGGAGTGTGTGATAAACCCAAACTATGAGTCAGGAGGTCCACAGGAGTCCAAGATGCAACTCCTGACCGATATGATGTGCGACACCATCTATAGGTTGAACAGCTTCATCTCCTCTCAGAGAGAGATTGGGGGGCACAAGTCCCCTTACATGATACCGCCACATCTGCtgtcgcagccgcagccaacATATAACATGGGGTTGGGCTCGGAAGGATTGAAAAGCAATAGCCTTCTGTTTCATCCTAGTAACATGAGGGCAGCGAACCACAACAGTCGTCTGCCCCCAGTCGAGTCTACTGAAGCCAGCACTCAGACAAGGTTTAGCGTGGTGCGAATGCCTTGGCTACGTGAGAGAAGGCGTAAGCGTCTGGTGAAACCCACCTATATACACCTGCACAATCAAGGCTGCAGCACAGAAGATTTGGATCTATGGCCGAGGATTTTAGAGGCCATAAGCAATATTAATAGCGGAG AGAATCATCTTAAAACGGAACATTTTGAGCAGCAGTCAAGCAAAAAGAGCATGAAGGACAGTGGCACCACCATGTGGTGTCCCATGGCGTGTTGTCGCGGTTACTGTGAGTATGTGGAGCTGGGTAACATGTGTTGCAGTCCAACCTCTCAAAAAAGAAATGAGGGGGACACCCTGCCTCTGCAGGCGCCACCTTTACCCACAACACCACCGCCACTATTCCTGACACAGAACGAAAACGAATACGAACTGGGCAGTAATTCCATCTACATAGAAAATGCCGACTCTCAGTCCACTATTGACAGCACCGCCATGACTTCAAGCTCCACGTCTGATATCCGCAGTGCAGGCGGCGTAAGGAATACCCAGTTGACGTACTCCTACATAGAGGAGCAACTGGAGGAGCAACCGAAGAGCACAGACAGCTTGGATGACTGGTATAGAAGTGCCAGCATGAGTCTGGCCGAACtggaagaggagcaggagcactACAAAGCGATGGAGGAGCGTCGGAAGAAGTTAAGTACCAGAAACAAGCGACTTCAAACCGAATCCATCACGAGCTCAGCTTCCAGTGGCGTCTGCGTCGGAGCCACCGCGGAAAAGGCCGTCAGCACCAGCGATCTGAATGCCTGCAGACTCAAGAAACCACTTAAGTCCGCCCTTAAGACTCGGCGCGTGAAGAGTGGACAAGAAATTGTGGGCAACACAGCGCCAGGACTTGACCGTCTCACAAAAGTAAAGTTCGAAAAGAAAGTTGTTCCAAAACTGCAGGATATAATGAGTAAACCCAACACAAGATCAGTGGGAACGGGTCATCCGACACCGAATGGTTTCGAGATCAAAAGGATATCCCTATGTGAAATCCCAGACAATGGGCAGATACCCCCCCGTCAGGGTCCCCTGATCAAGAGGAAGTACTTGAAGGAAACCCCAATTAAGAAGAAGCGTATCCCAAAAAAGTTCAACTGTTCTCCGTCGATGAGTCCACCGTCCAGTATACGCAAATCCCTTCCATATCCTTCGGAATGGTGGTTGGGCtag